From one Dermacentor silvarum isolate Dsil-2018 chromosome 3, BIME_Dsil_1.4, whole genome shotgun sequence genomic stretch:
- the LOC125944081 gene encoding mucin-5AC-like gives MKGKPTPQASNKRKRTTTSTTSVPTTTTTTATTNTPATAVTKTTETKCESTATPSEEEMPSAVTRSIRTTTATAWVRRVVPQNDGDEGTVIMNSSTSVATKGTLRPRSSTHEQSTPSLASAVSSMRTLKTQASSVTPKAFNETTEHNTTPWTTSPVTSLTPLPSPSPTQTSAPPPTASPASMSTKSPEPVPKSSLKLSLTSLPPTSETPLLPQNRVTYSTTNSEDSLTINDFRD, from the coding sequence ATGAAGGGAAAGCCAACTCCGCAGGCCAGTAACAAACGCAAGCGTACTACGACAAGCACTACCAGTGTTCCAACTACCACCACGACGACGGCTACCACCAACACCCCGGCCACTGCCGTTACTAAGACCACCGAGACAAAATGCGAAAGCACCGCGACACCGTCCGAGGAAGAAATGCCGTCTGCTGTCACGAGATCCATCCGCACGACAACGGCGACTGCGTGGGTGCGACGTGTGGTACCGCAGAACGACGGCGACGAAGGAACTGTCATTATGAATAGCTCGACCTCCGTTGCCACTAAGGGGACGCTGCGGCCAAGATCCAGCACCCACGAGCAGTCTACACCGTCCCTGGCTTCAGCGGTATCGTCTATGCGCACTCTTAAAACGCAGGCCTCGTCCGTAACACCCAAGGCTTTCAATGAGACGACCGAACACAACACGACACCGTGGACAACGTCGCCGGTGACTTCGCTTACACCATTACCATCGCCATCGCCCACGCAAACGTCTGCGCCCCCGCCAACGGCATCGCCCGCATCAATGTCCACAAAATCACCCGAGCCAGTGCCGAAGTCGTCGCTGAAGTTATCGCTGACGTCATTGCCGCCAACCTCCGAGACGCCATTGCTTCCTCAGAACCGTGTAACCTACTCGACCACAAACTCGGAGGACAGCCTGACTATCAACGATTTCCGTGACTAA